In Candidatus Bathyarchaeia archaeon, the following are encoded in one genomic region:
- a CDS encoding RIO1 family regulatory kinase/ATPase: MLRVTVERLSEEPYASILCYPRACKAEVRKRLVELGRLGVTAVEFCGDKDVFGVSVLGKGCVGIVTIAYVNGEKVALKIRRVDADREGMLREAEMLEKANSVDVGPKLWGVSANFLVMQFVDGELFPEWLKKCKSKRRVKRVLREILEQCWRLDVAGLDHGELSHAPKHVIVGEDGKPFIVDFETASVRRRPSNVTAVCQFLFVSGEVAGLVVKKLGVRDKGAIVDALRCYKRDRAHENFEKVLEACGLLHNIIRF; the protein is encoded by the coding sequence ATGTTGAGAGTGACTGTTGAACGGCTAAGCGAAGAGCCTTACGCGTCCATATTGTGTTATCCGCGAGCATGTAAGGCGGAGGTTAGGAAGCGTTTAGTAGAGTTGGGTAGATTAGGCGTGACTGCCGTGGAGTTTTGCGGGGACAAAGACGTGTTTGGCGTGTCTGTTTTGGGTAAGGGTTGCGTGGGTATTGTTACAATAGCCTATGTGAATGGAGAGAAGGTGGCTTTGAAGATTCGAAGGGTGGATGCTGACCGTGAGGGAATGCTACGCGAAGCGGAAATGCTTGAGAAAGCGAATTCTGTGGATGTCGGACCGAAGCTTTGGGGCGTTAGCGCCAATTTTCTTGTTATGCAGTTTGTTGATGGCGAATTGTTTCCGGAATGGCTAAAGAAATGTAAGAGCAAAAGGCGTGTGAAGCGTGTTTTGCGTGAAATTTTGGAGCAGTGTTGGCGTTTAGATGTGGCCGGTTTAGATCATGGAGAGTTAAGTCATGCGCCTAAGCATGTGATTGTTGGGGAAGATGGTAAGCCGTTTATTGTTGATTTTGAAACTGCTAGTGTGCGTCGTAGACCGTCGAATGTGACTGCGGTTTGCCAGTTTCTTTTTGTTAGTGGTGAAGTTGCTGGTTTAGTGGTTAAGAAGCTTGGAGTAAGGGATAAGGGGGCTATTGTTGATGCTTTAAGATGTTATAAACGTGATAGGGCACATGAGAATTTTGAAAAGGTTTTGGAGGCGTGCGGTCTTCTACACAACATAATCCGTTTTTGA
- a CDS encoding DNA glycosylase: MKILLSRSCPFNLDVTLCCGQVFRWDKMGEWWFGVTGEKVFKIRQIGEELEFENADEDFVREYFGLKDDLPKILSQISKDKHVKTAIVKFKGLRILRQDPWECLISYICATYKNIPAIKKMLLNLSRKFGEKAVFEGRDFYTFPTPETLAKANKRELLECGLGYRAEYVLETAKMVHNGNSCLEDLKKANYLKARSELLKLPGVGSKVADCVSLFSLEKLEAFPVDVWIKRIILKYYADHFESEFTKKILAHKSFGKAEYEKMSLFGRKYFGEYAGYAQEYLYHYERMQHQMMLLFFSVSAA; the protein is encoded by the coding sequence ATGAAAATACTACTAAGTCGCTCATGCCCATTCAACCTTGACGTTACACTTTGTTGTGGTCAAGTTTTCAGATGGGATAAAATGGGCGAATGGTGGTTTGGCGTTACCGGAGAAAAAGTCTTTAAAATACGTCAGATCGGCGAGGAACTGGAATTTGAGAATGCAGATGAAGATTTTGTAAGAGAATATTTTGGGCTAAAAGATGATTTGCCAAAAATCCTTTCACAGATTAGCAAAGATAAGCATGTCAAAACTGCAATCGTGAAGTTTAAAGGTCTACGAATTCTCCGTCAAGACCCGTGGGAATGCTTGATTTCATACATTTGCGCGACATACAAGAACATTCCAGCCATAAAGAAAATGCTTCTTAATCTTTCAAGAAAATTCGGAGAAAAAGCAGTTTTTGAAGGACGTGATTTTTACACTTTTCCGACCCCAGAAACTCTTGCAAAGGCAAACAAGCGAGAATTGCTTGAATGTGGTTTAGGTTATAGAGCAGAGTATGTTTTGGAAACTGCAAAAATGGTGCATAATGGCAATTCCTGTCTTGAGGATTTGAAGAAGGCAAATTATTTGAAGGCACGCAGCGAATTGCTTAAGCTTCCTGGAGTCGGTTCGAAAGTTGCAGATTGCGTTTCGCTTTTTTCTCTCGAAAAATTGGAAGCCTTTCCAGTTGATGTGTGGATAAAACGTATAATCTTAAAGTATTACGCGGACCATTTTGAAAGCGAATTTACCAAGAAAATCTTAGCACATAAATCGTTTGGAAAAGCGGAATATGAGAAAATGAGTTTGTTTGGACGAAAGTATTTTGGCGAATATGCGGGCTATGCTCAAGAATACTTGTATCATTACGAAAGAATGCAGCATCAGATGATGTTGCTCTTTTTCAGTGTTTCGGCTGCTTGA
- a CDS encoding elongation factor EF-2 — protein MPRFKQTAEILKLMNKKENIRNIGIIAHIDHGKTTLTDSLLAGAGLLPPSIAGEAKVLDYLEEEQKRGITIKTANISLLHETKGNAYIINLIDTPGHVDFTGKVTRALRAIDSAIVVVDAVEEIMAQTETVTRQALEERVKPVLFINKVDRLIKELKLAPEKIQEKFARIISNFNNLIEIYAEPEFKKKWKVNPAKETVAFGSALHKWGFTLNIARQKEVKFTDIVNAYANDNYEILSRLLPLHHTLLHMIVEKTPNPTEAQKYRLPKIWKGKINSEIGQAMLKCDDKGPTVMCITNAQIDPKTGLVATGRVFSGSVKEGDHVYLVGAKKDYHIKQVFMYMGAFRETVNQITAGNIAALSNLELARAGETLVDIAHKDVMVPFERVKYVSEPVMSIAIEPKNPKELPHLVEAMNRLIIEDPNLAATIDKETGQCLLSGMGELHLEIALKFLEQYSGKMELTASSPIVTYRESILKLSKTVMAKTSNMRNKLFVQVAPLETELVELMEKGELANGMEQKRIGDVAQRVLKQFTEENAKILALNEHGNILIDLTKNVQSIQEIKENIIAGFHWACDTGPLCEEPLRNVKVTLIETQIHEDPTQREPTQIMRAMSRAILGAVLTAKPVLLEPIYKIEVSVPVEWFGTCTSIITRKRGKILASENKGALTIITGYIPVAETFGLSAEMRTATSGRAFWQCTFSHWERVPENMATQIIRQIRERRGLPLEIPKPEKFVEKE, from the coding sequence ATGCCAAGATTCAAGCAAACCGCCGAAATACTCAAACTAATGAATAAAAAAGAAAACATACGCAACATCGGCATAATCGCCCACATAGACCACGGAAAAACAACTCTGACAGACTCGCTACTGGCAGGAGCTGGACTATTACCGCCAAGCATAGCAGGCGAAGCCAAAGTTCTCGACTACTTAGAAGAAGAACAAAAACGCGGAATCACAATAAAAACCGCCAACATATCACTCCTACACGAAACAAAAGGAAACGCATACATCATCAACCTAATCGACACACCCGGACACGTAGACTTCACAGGCAAAGTAACACGAGCATTACGCGCAATAGACAGCGCAATCGTCGTCGTAGACGCAGTAGAAGAAATCATGGCTCAAACCGAAACAGTCACACGCCAAGCACTCGAAGAAAGAGTCAAACCAGTTCTTTTCATAAACAAAGTCGACAGGCTAATCAAAGAGTTAAAACTTGCTCCAGAAAAAATTCAGGAAAAATTCGCCCGCATAATCAGCAACTTCAACAATCTAATAGAAATTTACGCAGAACCAGAATTCAAGAAAAAGTGGAAAGTTAACCCTGCAAAAGAAACAGTTGCTTTTGGTTCCGCCCTTCACAAGTGGGGATTCACCCTAAACATAGCAAGACAAAAGGAAGTAAAATTCACAGACATAGTAAACGCATACGCCAACGATAACTACGAAATACTTTCACGGTTACTTCCACTTCACCACACACTACTTCACATGATAGTCGAAAAAACGCCAAACCCAACAGAAGCCCAAAAATACAGACTGCCAAAAATTTGGAAAGGCAAAATCAACTCGGAAATAGGACAAGCAATGCTGAAATGCGACGACAAAGGACCAACAGTAATGTGCATAACAAACGCTCAAATAGACCCAAAAACAGGGCTCGTCGCAACTGGCAGAGTATTTTCAGGCTCAGTTAAAGAAGGGGACCACGTTTATCTTGTTGGCGCAAAAAAAGACTACCACATCAAGCAAGTATTCATGTATATGGGTGCCTTCAGAGAAACTGTCAACCAAATTACTGCCGGCAATATAGCCGCTTTATCAAATCTTGAACTGGCAAGAGCCGGAGAAACACTCGTCGATATTGCACATAAGGATGTCATGGTTCCTTTTGAACGTGTAAAATACGTTTCAGAACCCGTCATGAGCATAGCTATAGAGCCAAAAAACCCTAAAGAATTGCCACACTTAGTGGAAGCAATGAACCGCCTTATCATAGAAGACCCAAACCTCGCCGCCACAATAGATAAAGAAACTGGACAATGCCTCCTCAGTGGAATGGGAGAACTCCATTTAGAAATTGCCTTGAAATTCTTAGAACAATACAGTGGAAAAATGGAGCTAACGGCTTCCAGTCCAATAGTGACCTATAGAGAAAGCATTTTGAAACTAAGCAAAACAGTTATGGCGAAAACTTCTAACATGCGCAATAAACTATTCGTGCAGGTAGCGCCTCTCGAAACCGAGCTTGTGGAATTGATGGAAAAGGGCGAGCTTGCAAACGGAATGGAACAGAAACGAATAGGCGATGTCGCTCAAAGAGTATTAAAGCAGTTTACTGAAGAAAATGCTAAAATTTTGGCTTTAAACGAACACGGAAACATACTCATAGATTTAACCAAAAACGTTCAAAGCATACAAGAAATAAAGGAAAACATCATCGCGGGATTTCACTGGGCATGCGACACTGGACCATTATGTGAAGAACCACTAAGAAACGTGAAAGTCACTCTTATAGAAACCCAAATTCACGAGGACCCAACACAACGTGAACCTACACAGATAATGCGAGCAATGAGCAGAGCAATTCTAGGTGCAGTTCTAACTGCTAAACCAGTGCTTCTCGAACCAATCTATAAAATTGAAGTATCTGTTCCAGTCGAATGGTTCGGCACCTGCACAAGCATAATAACACGAAAACGAGGAAAAATATTAGCTTCCGAAAACAAAGGCGCTTTGACAATTATTACCGGTTACATCCCAGTAGCCGAAACATTCGGCTTATCGGCAGAAATGCGCACAGCAACTTCTGGACGTGCCTTCTGGCAATGCACATTCTCTCACTGGGAACGAGTCCCAGAAAACATGGCAACGCAAATAATAAGGCAAATTCGAGAAAGAAGAGGGTTACCACTTGAAATTCCTAAACCAGAAAAATTTGTAGAGAAGGAATAA